In one window of uncultured Acetobacteroides sp. DNA:
- a CDS encoding phage protein Gp36 family protein: MKYINKEDLVSIIQERLMNDSIATEAPVNINDNDILDNIEAKTIDLVISYISGKYICDKIFTETPIRNGVLVQIIASIVVYRSVRRNAARKVPEDYVLLYNDSVKQLEKIQSGAMKLVNCPLLIKEDGSSASPLFGNNTNDNYFI; encoded by the coding sequence ATGAAATATATCAATAAAGAAGATTTGGTTTCAATTATCCAGGAGCGATTAATGAACGACAGCATCGCTACCGAAGCGCCTGTAAATATCAACGATAACGATATTCTTGATAACATAGAGGCTAAAACGATCGACCTTGTCATATCCTACATATCTGGCAAGTACATCTGCGACAAGATATTTACAGAAACACCTATTCGCAATGGCGTGCTAGTCCAAATCATTGCATCAATTGTAGTTTACCGTTCCGTACGTAGAAATGCAGCCCGCAAGGTGCCTGAAGATTACGTTCTGCTTTACAACGATTCAGTAAAGCAACTCGAAAAGATTCAATCTGGAGCAATGAAACTGGTCAACTGTCCTCTTCTTATTAAGGAAGACGGCTCTTCTGCAAGTCCTCTATTTGGCAACAATACCAACGATAACTATTTTATTTAA
- a CDS encoding nucleoid-associated protein has translation MIQFSEATMVELYVHGVGNKFVGDGVSFSENEVAIDNNEMLTGLLLNFFFAPIKGDAYFNFWHATSLDLNPVYKTVEQVFSGGHTLGHASKILATLLYEVSDHPNIKSGELFVALFKDIVCDGEVVDGLGIFKSESTQASLVVENNGKGKNLKPIIGINPTSLDKACLVLNTESDFGYKVCVVDNTSRNSEAVYWKEAFLQVKARNDSYYKTRTYLDVCKQFVKKVFNEDNEVDPADRVDMLNRTAQYFKDNEVFNAGDFEATVLEQPEIVEAFKDYKDKYSTLYQVKVEDEFDISEGVVKGMAKQFKSVIKLDKNFHIYMHGNRELMEKGYDAEKKMSFYKIYFDSETV, from the coding sequence ATGATTCAATTTTCAGAGGCCACAATGGTTGAACTTTACGTTCATGGTGTAGGTAATAAATTTGTTGGAGACGGCGTGTCGTTTTCGGAGAATGAGGTAGCCATTGACAATAACGAAATGCTTACCGGACTGCTGCTGAACTTCTTCTTTGCTCCAATAAAAGGGGACGCCTACTTTAATTTTTGGCATGCTACATCGCTCGACTTAAATCCCGTTTATAAAACGGTTGAGCAGGTGTTTAGTGGTGGCCATACATTGGGGCATGCAAGTAAAATATTGGCAACGTTGCTTTACGAGGTTTCGGATCACCCCAACATTAAAAGCGGTGAGCTGTTCGTTGCCCTATTTAAAGACATAGTATGCGATGGAGAGGTGGTAGATGGGTTGGGAATCTTTAAGTCGGAAAGTACACAGGCAAGCCTAGTGGTAGAAAACAATGGCAAGGGTAAGAACCTTAAGCCGATTATTGGAATTAACCCTACCTCGCTGGATAAGGCATGCTTAGTGCTTAATACAGAATCGGACTTTGGCTACAAGGTGTGCGTGGTTGATAACACATCAAGGAATAGCGAGGCTGTTTACTGGAAGGAAGCCTTCCTGCAGGTTAAGGCTAGAAACGATAGCTACTACAAGACCCGCACCTACCTAGATGTTTGCAAGCAGTTTGTAAAGAAGGTGTTCAACGAGGATAATGAGGTAGATCCAGCGGATCGGGTGGATATGCTCAACCGCACCGCGCAGTACTTTAAGGATAACGAGGTGTTTAACGCTGGTGACTTTGAGGCAACGGTCCTGGAGCAGCCCGAGATCGTTGAAGCCTTTAAGGATTACAAGGATAAGTACTCGACACTCTACCAAGTTAAGGTAGAAGATGAATTCGATATTTCGGAAGGGGTTGTTAAAGGCATGGCCAAGCAGTTTAAGAGCGTGATTAAGTTAGACAAGAACTTCCATATCTACATGCATGGCAACCGGGAGTTAATGGAAAAAGGTTACGATGCCGAAAAGAAGATGTCCTTTTACAAGATTTACTTTGATTCTGAAACCGTTTAA